Within Homo sapiens chromosome 2, GRCh38.p14 Primary Assembly, the genomic segment agacccACTCACTGGCTGCATGCCAGCCTCAGGACCTGTCCTTTCCTAATGACCCTCTGTGGAGGAGTCCAGGTGAGAGCGATGACCACACCTGTGTGTCCAAacgcacacacatcacacacataccacacatacaCCTCGCACACCACATGCATTACACATGCCACATACAtggcacacacaccacacatacaccacatacacaccacacacgtcacacacacatatacacacaacactACCACTTACTGGGAAGGGACACACAGTGTGTAGCTAGGTCCACCAAAGACAGTGCCTGGGACAGCGCCAGATGGTGGCTAGACTCACGCTTTGTTCTGGGCGGCGTTGAATGGTGTCCCATCTGTCCAGCGCCAGGAGCCCTCTGTGCCCCTGTCAGTGAGACCGATCCAGTAGTACACTTTACTTGTGAACTCTACCAGAAATGCCTGCAGAGAAAAGGCAGTGTCAGTTTGCCCCTGTGTGTGGGGAGCCAGTTTTCCAGGCCACCTGGAGAACCTGCTTATAGATatacacataattatatatgcatatcaaaaactgtaaacagaattttaaaacacttttatctCATTTGGGGAAAGTTAAGAGGTAAGACAAAACTGTGTACTATAGAATTTTTTAGGATATCTAAACTCAGGGTAAAACCAAAGGAAAACATTTCTACTTCTTTAGTAAATGGCTTGTGTGAAACCTCAagctctcactcttttttttttttttaatagatgggtTTGCTTGATGAGGATTGTGATCTAATGATTGTTTAGCAGCAATTTTACCAAACTGTAAATTCTTTCATTAACAGGCATTATAAACAGATAATactaatcttatttaaaaatcatgagtGCCACACTGATGAATATACAGCTTATGAATAACTTAAAAAGTATTTcccattttaggccaggcacagtggctcatgcctgtaatcccagcactttgggaggccaaggcaggcggatcacctgaggtcgggagttcgagaccagcttggccagcatggtgaaaccccgtctctactaaaaatacaaaaattagctgggcatggtggcaggtgcctgtaatcccagctacttgggaagctgaggcaggagaatcccttgaacccgggaggcggaggttgcagtgagccaagatcgcaccattgcactccagcctgggcaatagagcgaaactctgtcgcaaaaaaaaaaaaaaaaaaaaaaagtatttcccattttaaaaggcaaacacaGGATACAAAAACCTATACTAAACAAAGAAGCTATAATATGGATACACGATTGATGTGTCTAAAATGATATATACAGTACGTAATTAATGTTAATTATGTGATCAGTACATTTTCCCATTTGATTCCCTTCATGCTTCACTTTCCCCAGAAATTGAATTCTGTACTCCCTCTTCTAAAATTGGTACAATCAGGTTATCCTTGGACATCAAATTATATTTCATCACAAATTTAATAAACCAATGGcacaaaaatgtttcattttcatattcATCAAATATCTGCCAATGAtgaaaataaacatgtgaaaatattctgtaaattcTACGGCATACTGATTTTGGTGTCACTACAGATGATTCCTTTATGCTAACCCTGCtgggaaaatatttattgccATTCAGAAGACATGCAGCACCAACAAGTGTGTGTCTAGTATAGTCTATAGCACGACACTCTTTTGGAGTTTTATGAGCTATGCAAAGAAAAATCCATTGTTCAGCTGCTGTCATTTGAGTACAAGTATCTGGATGGCATTCACGCTGAAGTTTGACAGCAAGTCCAATTAGCTCAAGGCACAATTGTCTTAAATGTCATACTTCCATACACCTTCATCTTGGCCTTTAGGTGCTTCAAGAATTTTGTCAATATTGGAGCAATCTGCTCTTATGTTCTGTTGAATAGACTGTTGAGCAGCTAGTGTACTGTCCATTTTATCAAAGGATTCATCAGGCCAATTATAGATATCCTGTGCCTTGGTGCCCTGCCTGTTCTGCCTCAGCACTGCCATCCCCTCTGCCATGACCATAGTGCCAGCACCTCCCATAGCTTATTAAGAAGATGTGTTTTACGAAGTTGCATGTTCTTTCTCAGGCCAGTAACAGTGGTCTCAGGCGAGCCAACAGGGGGGTAGGCAGTTCTGCAAGTCAAATTGGACCACAAACATTGTGGTTCTTTGTTAGTAATCCTGGCAAGTTCTGATAAGGACCACGACAGTGAGCCACCTGGGACGGTATTGCGTTTGGTGGTCCTCGGACCCATAGTTGTGTGCCTGGTCTTCCCAAGAAGCCTGGGTCTCCTATTCATGGGCCCTCTACAGCAGCTGGATTAACTGACATTAAAATCAAgacaggctggatgcagtggctcactcccagcactttgggaggcccactTCGGTGAATAACTTGAGCCcataagtttgagaccagccttggcaacatggcgaaaccccatttctacaaaaaaaatactccccaaaattagccagacatggtgtcgtgcatctgtagtcacagctacttggggagctgaccTACTcagtgggctgaggtgggaggatcgcttgagcaaggaggtcaaggttgcagtcagccatgatcaggctactgcactccagcctggatgacagaacgagacactgtctccaaaaaaaagatgaCTGGAAACAAGcctgagagaaaaacaaatgcaagAGAAGGGAAGTGTGCTCCTAGCACTTAAGGGCATCACCTGATGCCACCTCCCCTTGGCCTTCCTCCCTGCTGATGTCTCTTGACCTCTGGTGTCTCCCTCATTCATGGAAGACATGGAGGTTTGCTGTCAGGGATTCTACCTCCAGTGCATATGCTCATCAGAACTCACTCAATATTTGCTCCCTGCCTGGCAGAGGAGACATGGAGGTCTCCGTCATACCCACTGAGAGCAGGAAGGCCAAAACACCAAAGTCCCTTATTCCACACCAATTCCACCAACAACACCCCATGCTCGCAGCTCTGACCTGCTCCTCCTTGGAGGCCACAGATGCCAGATGGGCTCCCTGGGACACGCAGAACTGCTCAGCCTCATGCCAAGACTTCTTGacactagaaaaataatataagctTCCACCATTGAACTTCCAGCCTTGCAGGACCATCTGGAGAAGCTGACCTGGAGCAAAGAttggggagaaaagagaaccaGGAGCTGCTGGTAGGAGTCCCAGAAGGAACTTTTCTGACCTCTCTAGGGCCTGCCCACTGAGGTTCACAAGCCCATGAAATTCTTGATGTGCAGTGCTCCAGGAGAAAGGCCTGGGGGGCTGCACTGCCATCTCACTACCCAGCACTCCAGGAAGCAGCCCTCAAGACGCCTGGCTTGGGCACtcctgggaggctcaggcagctCTCTCTTTCCAGATACCTGCTTCCTGGCTATCCTGCCCTCTCTCCCAACTCATTGCTATCACCTGACAGTCCTCTCCACCCCAACTCCTGCCATCTTCCCTGGGGATTTTACAGGTATCCCATAGCCTTACTCATTACCTTGTCTTCATCTCCATCCACTTGCACTGCCACACCCATGGCCATCCTGGGACCTGGTCATCACCTGGTCTGCCTGGCCTTCCATTTTTCAAACTCTTATAGCTCATCCTGTGAGCACAAGCCCCAATTCTGTcagctctttcttccctccctgccaCAACAGCCTGCTCTTTGGCGTCATCTATGCCACAGCTGTTTGAAATGGTGCCGCACAAGCTCAATTAATCACCAAATTGTTCTTTTGTTCAACGTGCATTGTGCAACGTTCCTTAACTTCTTCCAGCTAGCCACTGCCATACTGTACAAAGATCAATCAGACATGATTGATGCCCTTAAGGAACTTAGAGCCTAATAAATGAGACAGATGGAAAAAAGGTGTTGAAGATGCATTGACTAAAAAACACATGCACAGTAGAATAGTCACGGAAGAAGGTATGGTCTGTTTCATCTGAGCAGGAGGTGGGGCTCAGGAAGGACACCCTGGATGAGATGTTACTGGAGCtgagtctctctttctttctttttctttctttctttcttttctttctttctttctttctttctttttttctttctttctttttttctttctttctctttctttttctttctctctctttctttctctttctttctttctttctttctttctttctttctttctttctttcgctctctctctttttcttccttcctttctttcttcctttctttctttttttgagacagagttttgctatggatgcccaggctggagtgcaatggtgcgatcttggctcactgcaacctctacctcccgggttcaagcgattctcctgcctaccctcctgagtagctgggattacaggtgcccgccaccatgcccggatattttttttgtatttttagtagagatggggttttgccatgttggccaagctgctctcaaactcctgatctcaggtgatctgcctgccttggcctcccaaagtgctgggattacaggcgtaagccactgtgccccgtCTGGAGCTGAGTCTTAAGGGACTGAGGAAGAGTTTGCCAGGTGTTCAATGTTAAGGAGAGCACCCCAGGCAGGGAAAAGGATCAGCACAAAGGCATAAAGGTCAGGAACAGCCGGGCACAGCCTGATCTATTCAAGCTACTTGGTATTCTTGGGACATAAAGGATGGGTGAGTGATGAATTTGGACAGGTTCACCAGCACTAAATGGTACATCCCATGTGAaacagtttggatttttttttccctatgagCAATGGGAAGCACTGCAAGGTTTTGAGAAGGATGGTAATATGTCCAGATTTGCACTGGAAAAACGTCAACCTGGTGGAAGCTGAACCAGAAGAAGGTACTCCTAATGAGGACAGAAACACCAATGATAACACAATGGCGAAAGTCCCAGTAAGAGATGGGTATAAATCAGGGGTTCGAAAAGTGTGGTCCCAgaccatcagcatcacctgacaacgtggtagaaatgcaaattttcaggACCACCATAGCCCTACTGAATCCAAAATTATGTTTTAACAATCTGCTTCAGCAAGCCCTCTGGGGGTTCTGATGCCCAGAACTAGTCATCTAAACCAACCATTGGCAAACTCTAGCCTGTCAGCagtgtctttttaataaaatttattttattatgagcGTAGCCATGCTCATTAGtttactgtctttttcttttgctttataattacgaacagagttgagtagttgtaacAGAGATCGTACAGCCCCAAAGCCTAAGATATCTAGTTCTTtgtcctttaagaaaaaaaattaagctaataGTTCTCAGCCCAGATGCCAGTAGATCCACCtaggcatttaaaaaagaatactgaTGCCAGACaccctcaccaaaaaaaaaaaaaaatcacagttctggaggtgggtccccaggcatcagtattttcaAAGCTCCTTGGGCGATTCCAGTGTGCCCCCAAAGTGGAGAAACACTGGGCCCAGCTAAAGCAGCAGTGAGAGCTGGGAGGAATAAGGACATTGGGGCACTAGGAGATGTGTGAAGAAGTGGGGCCTCTGACCCCAGACCAGGAACCGGGCAAAGCAGTAAAGTGGAACGTCACTGCTGCCCACCAAGCCCTCATTTGTTAGCCCCCATTTCTTCAGTGGCTGCCCCAAACACTCCCTTCTGTCTCTCAGCTGCCCTCTTGTCCACAGGCCAGTCAAAGAGAACTGCCTGAAGTTTCCAGAATCTCATGATTTTGTGTCTCCATGCCTGCAAACCCTATTTGCTTGGCAAACacctactcatccttcaggaTGAAGTTCAAGAGCCATCTTCTCACAAAGCATCTTTTGATCTTTTCCCCACAGATCTCTTCCCTCCCCCTAGAAGattccttttcccttctttttgttCTGCCCCCAACCCCAGTTCTCAGTACCTGCTTCTAACCTATCAGCCTTATACCTGTCTGTATGTCTTTCATGCAAGTCTGTACTACTAGCCTGTAAGCTTCTCAAGGGTACCTATCACACCTTATTCACCTTTTTACCCAGCACACCACTGGGCCTCAATAAAGCATCGGGTGAGGGCATGAATGCTAGGTACTTTGTTAAAGGCCTTACATGTGTGAACTCATTGGATCCTCACTGTGATGCAAATATTATTGTCTCCCCcttgcagatgagaaaagtgtAGCTCAGAGAAGGTAAGTAACAGGCTCAAGGTCATACCATTTGGGGTATCAGGAAGTCAGAAATAAGGCTGTGTGGCCCACTAGCCCATGCCGTCCTTATCACACACGTGCACCATTTACAGTTGGTTTCCCGTGTTCATTTGGTCACCGTGACCAGGTTATAAGCAACTTGAGAGCAGGAACTTCCCACCTCACACCATCTCTACAACTGCCCAGTTTCCTTGGGCCCATTTCCCTGGATTTGGTCAAGGAGATGCATGTTGCAGTAAAAAAGAGGCTGATGAGATGGAAGACTCTACCCTCTCAAGAGACTGTGCCCTCCCCAAACGCGACTCCCCTCTCCCACTTACTTTGGGTTCTTTGTAGCTGTTCCTGTGAAGTAATGACCACATGGAGGGTCTTCAGGCGACTCTGCTCCTGCTGGATTTCCATGGTTAGAGCTTTGGTGTTCTCTAGATCCCCTCTTAACCTCTGGATCTCGGCACTGGCCTTCTGCAGATTGCTGTCTAACATCTGGGTCTGGGAAGTTAAGGCTGAAGCATTCTTCATTCCTTGTTTTAGGGTCTGTATCTCTCTGCTGGCATTTTTCATATGACCATTTAAGACCTGAATCTGGGCATTTAAGGTATTCACATTTTCCATCTCTGACTTGAATACCTGAATCTGAGTATCTGTCTGGTCCAGACGGCCATTTGCTTTTTGGGTCTGGGCTGTGACCATTTTCAAATCCCTTTTTAACACGTGAATTTCATCACCAGCTCTTTCCAAATGACCTCTTAAGAACTGGATCTCAGCACTAGTGTTGTCAAAACTGCTTTTTATAAAGGCCTGGGTCTGGGAGTTTAAAGCATTTGTGTTCTGCAAATTTTCCTTTAGTCCCTGGATCTCAGCATTGGCTCCTTCCAAACTATTTCTTAAAACCTGGTTCTGGGTCCTCAAGTCATTGACACTATCTAGATGGCCTCTCAAAACATAGATCTCAGCATTAGCGTTCTTTAAACTGCTATTGGCTAACTGAGCCTGGGTATTTGCCGTTTCCAAACTGGCATTCAACATCTGAATTTCAGAGTTTGCATTTTCTAAGCCTCTGCTTAGCACGTGGAGCTCAATGCTGGTGTTTTCTAAACTGCTTTTTAAGAAATTCAGCGTCTGGAAAGTTAAAGCATCTGCCTTTTCAAGGTCTTCCTTGAGCCTCTGGATCTCAGCATTGGTTCCCTCCAGGGAACTCCTTAACATCTGTGTCTGCAAACTCAATGTAGTGGCATCCTTTAGAACTCCTTTTACCATCTGGATGTCAGCATTGGTGTTTCCCAGATGATCACCGAGCACCTGGAGCTGCGAATTGACATTGTCCACTCTGCACTTCAACATCTGGATTTCTACTACCCAGGCACTGGAATTCTCCATGTGGCCTTTAAATGTCTGGATAAGCTCTCGCATTTCTGCCTCCCTGCCAAAGTGGTGATGATCTGGAGGGAGGAAGTGAAGAAGGCAGCCAAAGAGGCCCATTATGTAGGGTAGCATTTTATGGGCCACCCAGAGTGTTTCTAACATTTCCAAGGGAAATGGGTACTGCACAGCCCTCAGTGCTCCCCCAAGCACCCTCCTGGTCACACAGCCACCCAGACCCTGGGGACGGTCCACCTGAGAATGTGGGCCAAGAAACAAAGATCTAATTCACTGTTACACACAAATGAAGGGGTCAGAAGGATTGAAATGCTTGCCTGCTGTAAGCCAGCTGCCACCAGGAGTCATGCTGGTAAGGCTTGGATTATTTTGTCGTTATAATTGCTCAACTTGAAAGTAACTGATTTTATCATTTAGAGCTGTTGAAGTTTAATTTTACTGGAATTTCACCACAGATGGGTCATTATGGGAAAGAAAATAGGTATGAATAAAGCCTGTGGTTAGTCCTACATTATATTTGTACACCAAGCATAGAGCCTCTTGATTCACCATTGTTACTTGATAAAAACCACCACAAACATAAGTTTTATGATGGCAAATTCCATggagaagaaaacacaaaggaaagaaacagaaacaaaacaaaataggtgTGCTGGGAGGAAGTACCCTGTTCAATCAACAGGGCTATGATAGAGGCATGCCATGCCCTCCAGGTAACTAACACTGGACCTCAGCTGAGATGGCCTTTTAAAGAGCCAGCACCCCCAGTGTTACATAGGGCAAGGGTCCCTACAGAACAGTTTGAGGATACAGGAAACCTGAGTAAAAGGCCTTGCGCTGGGGTCGTTGAAGGAGACCCCACAGCCCCTTTAATCTGCAAGGTCTTTCCCACCAACCTCACATGCATCTACCTCTGGTCCTGCTAGCATCCTTTGTTCACCTCATGAACTAGGACCTAATCTCACACATCCATGATCCCCTTCTGATTCCAGTCTCCCCTCAGGAATAGGGAGAAAAACCCAAGATGGCAGGGACCCTTTCTGGAGCATCCATGTACTATTTCTCATGCACTGCCTATGTAGATGTGTGAGACCTCAGTTACTGTGCTAAGGTAAGAGAGGGGACCTTTCAAGGTACTGGGAGTTCAGTCAAAGATTCTGCTTTGTAAAGATAGACAAACAAATCAATGCGACAGAATGGAGAATACGGAAGTAGACCCCCACACATATGGACAATCGAATTTCaacaaaggtgcaaaggcaattcacggagaaagataactttttcaacaaatggtgctggaacaatcaATTTCACACCATTatacaataattaactcaaaTGAGGcagagacctaaatgtaaaactaaaaaccgggctgggcatggtggctcacgcctgtaatcccagcactttgggaggctgaggtgggcagatcacgaggtcaggggatcgagaccatcctggctaacacggtgaaactccgtctctactaaaaatacaaaaaattagccaggcgtggtggcgggcgcctgtagtcctagctactccagaggctgaggcaggagaatggcatgaacctgggaggcagagcttgcagtgagccgagatcacgccactgcactccagcctgggtgacagagcgagactccgtcaaaaaacaaaaacaaaaactaaaactaaaaactgTACAATTTCCAGAAACAAAGGAGAACATCTTTGTAGCCTTGGATTAGGCAGATTTCTCACATACGAGATCATGAGAATAATccataacagaaataaaatgataaattagactatcaaaattaaaatcttgttAGGAGAATGACAAGACAAgtcacagactgagagaaaaatatttgcaaatcacatgaCTAGCAAAGAACAAAGAGTACATACTCTATGATCTCTTAtctataaaactctagaaaaagcAAACTAATCTATAGTTACAGCAAGTAGATCTGTGGCTGCCCAGGgatgaggagaggaagggagaggaaggaattaCAAAGAGCCACAAGGAAACTTTGGGGTGAGGAGGATGACTATGTGATgatgattgtggtgatggtttcaggGGCAcacacatatgtcaaaacttaacagattgtatgctttaaatatatacaccattagacctcaataaaactgtgtttttaaaaaattatctctttcTGTGAGGATGGTGGAGCCCATTCAGTGGTCAGAGGGTACCAGGAGAGAAGCTCATCCTAGGGTCTGAGCATCTGAAGGCCCCAGTTCCCtctgcaccccacccccactgtGGCTACTCACTGTTGGGTTCAAAAGGTAAATGCCCAGTAATGTTGTCTCCCAGAATTACGGCTTGCACAGGCTTCGGAACAGGTCTTGTCTGCTGTTGAACTGAGACATTCCATTTTTCCAGGTCAGCAAATCCCCAGCCCTGAGCCTGGGAGGATACGCTGTCCCACACAGAGGTAGAGTTCCAGAACCGGGGAGATAGCAGCAAAGACCCTCCCAGGGTTTCCCTCATGAACCTCAGTTCTTGGGAGG encodes:
- the CLEC4F gene encoding C-type lectin domain family 4 member F isoform X4, giving the protein MDGEAVRFCTDNQCVSLHPQEVDSVAMAPAAPKIPRLVQATPAFMAVTLVFSLVTLFVVGKPPGDPNLTNFLSFQHKVPRGPRCTLSGPLCSQKDHSTSSSRPKPQLPWEQIKATVQGGASQELRFMRETLGGSLLLSPRFWNSTSVWDSVSSQAQGWGFADLEKWNVSVQQQTRPVPKPVQAVILGDNITGHLPFEPNNHHHFGREAEMRELIQTFKGHMENSSAWVVEIQMLKCRVDNVNSQLQVLGDHLGNTNADIQMVKGVLKDATTLSLQTQMLRSSLEGTNAEIQRLKEDLEKADALTFQTLNFLKSSLENTSIELHVLSRGLENANSEIQMLNASLETANTQAQLANSSLKNANAEIYVLRGHLDSVNDLRTQNQVLRNSLEGANAEIQGLKENLQNTNALNSQTQAFIKSSFDNTSAEIQFLRGHLERAGDEIHVLKRDLKMVTAQTQKANGRLDQTDTQIQVFKSEMENVNTLNAQIQVLNGHMKNASREIQTLKQGMKNASALTSQTQMLDSNLQKASAEIQRLRGDLENTKALTMEIQQEQSRLKTLHVVITSQEQLQRTQSQLLQMVLQGWKFNGGSLYYFSSVKKSWHEAEQFCVSQGAHLASVASKEEQAFLVEFTSKVYYWIGLTDRGTEGSWRWTDGTPFNAAQNKAATRG
- the CLEC4F gene encoding C-type lectin domain family 4 member F isoform X5, with amino-acid sequence MDGEAVRFCTDNQCVSLHPQEVDSVAMAPAAPKIPRLVQATPAFMAVTLVFSLVTLFVVGKPPGDPNLTNFLSFQHKVPRGPRCTLSGPLCSQKDHSTSSSRPKPQLPWEQIKATVQGGASQELRFMRETLGGSLLLSPRFWNSTSVWDSVSSQAQGWGFADLEKWNVSVQQQTRPVPKPVQAVILGDNITGHLPFEPNNHHHFGREAEMRELIQTFKGHMENSSAWVVEIQMLKCRVDNVNSQLQVLGDHLGNTNADIQMVKGVLKDATTLSLQTQMLRSSLEGTNAEIQRLKEDLEKADALTFQTLNFLKSSLENTSIELHVLSRGLENANSEIQMLNASLETANTQAQLANSSLKNANAEIYVLRGHLDSVNDLRTQNQVLRNSLEGANAEIQGLKENLQNTNALNSQTQAFIKSSFDNTSAEIQFLRGHLERAGDEIHVLKRDLKMVTAQTQKANGRLDQTDTQIQVFKSEMENVNTLNAQIQVLNGHMKNASREIQTLKQGMKNASALTSQTQMLDSNLQKASAEIQRLRGDLENTKALTMEIQQEQSRLKTLHVVITSQEQLQRTQSISGRVHK
- the CLEC4F gene encoding C-type lectin domain family 4 member F isoform 2 (isoform 2 is encoded by transcript variant 2), with product MDGEAVRFCTDNQCVSLHPQEVDSVAMAPAAPKIPRLVQATPAFMAVTLVFSLVTLFVVVQQQTRPVPKPVQAVILGDNITGHLPFEPNNHHHFGREAEMRELIQTFKGHMENSSAWVVEIQMLKCRVDNVNSQLQVLGDHLGNTNADIQMVKGVLKDATTLSLQTQMLRSSLEGTNAEIQRLKEDLEKADALTFQTLNFLKSSLENTSIELHVLSRGLENANSEIQMLNASLETANTQAQLANSSLKNANAEIYVLRGHLDSVNDLRTQNQVLRNSLEGANAEIQGLKENLQNTNALNSQTQAFIKSSFDNTSAEIQFLRGHLERAGDEIHVLKRDLKMVTAQTQKANGRLDQTDTQIQVFKSEMENVNTLNAQIQVLNGHMKNASREIQTLKQGMKNASALTSQTQMLDSNLQKASAEIQRLRGDLENTKALTMEIQQEQSRLKTLHVVITSQEQLQRTQSQLLQMVLQGWKFNGGSLYYFSSVKKSWHEAEQFCVSQGAHLASVASKEEQAFLVEFTSKVYYWIGLTDRGTEGSWRWTDGTPFNAAQNKAATRG